CTTCTTTGTTTGGCATGGTTAATAGGTGCATATATGATTTGCACTTGGAAGAGTTTGAGATTAGTAAAGGTTATAAGTTCTAGATGCATACTTGCTTAAACTTTAGAGTTGATATTATAAAAGAACAATATATGATGCGAAGTACAAGAACAACATCTTTTGAAATTATTAACAAAAGTGCCCCTCATGTCCATGCACAAAGATGGTGGATGTGCACACAAAGCATAGCACGAGATTTAAAGCAGTAAATGCTGATGCTGAAATGACTAGAGTATCATAGGTCCATGCATTTATACACATGCAAATATGTGCTCTATTACACAAACTAACTGTGTTATTTTTTTACAGGATTCTTAACGCATACTCAAAGGTTCCTCCAAAGTCCAAAGTAGCTTCTAGCAAAAGGTTTTCTGTCCATTTGCTGCCTCCCCTTCTATAAGCATTGAACCATTATTGTTGTGATTCAATTACAAATTTTGTCTTTAAAATATGTGTATTCAGATTGCAGAaccttttctgcatttttagcCGTATGAAGAattaagtgtggacataatttCGGATAATTTCGGTTCATTAGGAAGCCTTTGGCTTCATAGAATTGGAACAGGGGTACTTTCTAAGTCTGTGATAAGCATTTTAACAAAACATCTTATATGGtttatttcttcaaaaaaaaaaagatatatgtCGTGGGAGGTGGATTCTTCTTGCAAGATAATTATCTTGGTATGGATCCTCTTTTACTGTCACGATCATGCAGTTTTGAGATTGTTTTGAGATCTCATGTGTCGATTGTTTGGGAATGACATGTCATGCTCTCTGCCATATCCAGAGTTGGATTCTTAGTTTGGTTTTGTTGATTGCGATCTCTAATTATTATTTGCATATTCTAATGTAGTGAGTTTGAAGAACTTGAAGCAGTCCCATCGATGTTGGTCATGGAAGGGCCACTGGAGCCATCATTGAATGTCACTACTGCCAGTGAACCCCCTGAAGATTCATCCTTTGTGAACTACTTGGTATGATGTTGGCGTTTTGTGAGTGAAATGTTGTGGTGATCTGCTAACGTTTATGTCAACTTTTGAACTCCTAAATTTGGTTTTCTTATACAGTTATACATCATCTGATTTGTTATATCTAAACTGTTATTTGCATTGTTGGaatgcttttaattttttttgaagagtGAGGTTGTCACTATTTCTTAGGCACACCTGAATAATCTGTCTGGATGATGTTCCACTCAAGTCCTGACCCCTGAGCTATTTGGTTCTTTACTGTTGAAGACTTAAGTTTAATCCTTTTTCTCAAAGAGATTTGCATTGGTCCTAGTATATACTAGAAATTTGATGCTGCTTTCAATTTCTTTGATCTTGTGGAAACTTTGGGTTTACAAATGCAGTTGCATCTTTCCTttgatgctttttttttttcagaaacaaTTCCAAATAAAATTGTGGATGTTAGATTCAGTTGTAGAAGTGAGATTGGAATTATATCTAATAGAGTTTTCTATTTATATGGCATATTTAGAATGTCAAACCTTTAGCAGGAAGGTTTCACAGTGAATAACAAGGTGAAATTATGAAAAACTTATTTGACTTGAGAATTATCTTTTAGCGAAATGGGGTTTAGGTTGGTGCAGGAGAAGGAAAGTTATCTTTCATGCTCTAAAATGTTTTATAATGTAGTGTAAAGTCACCTATTAATGTGTTTGCATGCTGGCATGTCACACCGTTTTAGTGTGCTGTTCCCTTTTTAGTGTATCTTTAGCTTGTTTCCCATGACGGTTGAGCATTTTTGTTTTCCTATTCTTACTGCAGGCAGCTATGAATATTGGAGGTAACACTTCAAACATTGCAAATTCAAGACAGCCCTATCCTTCTTCTGGAACTGCTCCTCCGTCTTCCTATGCACCCAACGTCGTTTCATCTCCCGCACCATCCCCACTAGTACCAGCCCTTTCCCTTTCAGCCTCATCTACACAAGCACCTTTGCCCGGTACATCTGATTTAACAACTAGCAGCAGCCGGGTGGCTAATCTTATAAAGCCATCTTCCTTTTTCCCTCTACCTGCTTCCTCATCTTCAGTGATTGTACCTCCCATTTCTTCAGCTGTGCCTGTTCCAACTGCCGGTGCTCTTCATCCTCCTGTGAATTTGCAACGCCCATATGGCACTCCAATGCTTCAACCCTTTCCACCACCAACGCCACCTCCATCTTTAACTCCTAATGCTCCTCCCACTCCCAACGATGGGTCTCATATAAGCAGAGAAAAAGTTCGGGATGCACTTCTGATGCTTGTTCaggtattatatatataattgtctCTTTGCATCTTTATGATTATCTAAAACTTACCCAACCTATTAAATTTATTTCAAGAAATCTTTTTGAATGAATTAGTGTATTTTATTATACACTAGTTTTCCTCAAAATATTTCTTGTCGAGTGTTGCATCTCTGTTGCTGCTTTCTAAGTAATAATGTGGATTCTATATATCTTTTGGTTATTCACACTAGATAGTATGGACTCTGATGCTTATATGTCCTTGATGTAAAAGTTTTCTCAAGTATTGGCTGACTTATGTGCTGTTATTCTGATAGGACGATCAATTCATTGACATGTTTCACCATGCATTGCTGAAAGTGCACCATACATGAATAACTTAGCACAACCTGTGGGCTCTTCATATGCAAATTTGATCGAGTACAAATTTATGTAGAATAAGTTATGTAAATAGTTATTCTGCTTCTGTCCTGAGGAATAATGGCAGCAAAACAGCTTAGGTGTAACATCCAATCAAATTCCTCCGCACTGAGCTTTTCAACTTTCATGACAATTTATCGACTTGGGAGGTTTGCAAGGATGGCACCCACTTTGCTATCTGTTAGTCCATATGTATCTCCCTTGGAATTTCATGTCTGTAACATTTAGTAGTTTTTCTTGGGTTGTATTAATTGTATTCAAACTTACTGTTATGTGGACCTTCTGATTATGAATGAATTAGTTCATTTGCTTTTCATGGAAGCTGATTAACTTTGTTTTGTTTCCGAAATCCCAAGGCCAAAGGTTCAGTTTTTGGTCCGGTTCATTGTACCTTGGAACTCGGTATCCAGGATATGGCCGTgccaaatctgaaaattagctATATCACAAACCAAATGGTGCTTTCATTTCAATTATTCCATCTCTTTCAAGAGTTTGATTCACAGGGTGATAGTATTGGAGTCTACGTTTTGGGAGTTGTTATCTCCACTTGGtgctaatatatatattttctgcaCTTTTGACGAGcgtaacaagaaaagaaaagaaagaaaaaaaaaagatgtataTTGACAATTTGGGTGTTAATAACAGCCCTTATTTTTATCCTTGTTTTTTGTATCCCACATAATGTGTAAACTCTGACCAATAGCTAGAGAATGTTCCTCAAAGAATTCGATTCCTGTAGATTCATTCCCCACCGTCTTAGGGACCTTGGCGGAGTTGCCACACAAATAGTGATCATAGTGGTGTCATTTGAGATTGCTTCTAAAATTAATGTAAGTAATTCTACACTAATAAAAGCGTTTTTGCCGGCGTTTGGCTTTTGAAGTTACAGAAGCATTCGCTGGTGGTTTGGTAAAAacttatggaaaaaaaaaaaaaaaaaaccacttcTAGTAAAAGCGCTAACAAAGGTACTTTCCACTTCAGAACTTGCTCTTGTGGTGTGTTTATGTCGGCGCATTTGGCAAGCCAGAAATGAAGAGATTTTCCAACAAAAATTAGGTTGTTTCTTCTCTTGCTGATTTTCTTTCTGCTGCACTTGTTCACCCAAGCTCAGTTCATATGGTGGCAAATGGTGATAAATGGTTAAAACCCTTATTCCTTTTCTCAAGCTAAATGTATGCGGTGGGGTAAATGTTGCTACTGGTGGGAAAAGTTTGGGTGCTATGTTAAGAGATGAAAATGGTGATTTATTGTTGGCAGTATCTAAGGGAATGGTGGGGCGTTTTGGAGCAAAGGCTACTTAACTGTATGCTGCAGCTTTAGGACTACAAGTTATCTCTCAGGCGGGCTTTCAATCTTTTAACATCATCTTTGAGTCTGATGCCTTGTTTGTGATTTCTGATCTTACTAAAGATGAGGTTGATTTTTCTGTTGAAATTTGTCTTGTAGAAGAGGTGAAGAATATGTTTCACCTCTTCAATTAAGTTGTTTGTACATGTTGCCCTAAGAAATGTAATCAGGCAGCGCATATGTTAGCTTGGAAAACACTTTTGTTTCCTGCATTTCAAGTTTGGGTAGAGGAATTGTCACAATGGCTCTCCGACGTATTGACCGCTGATGTTTGTATCTAAGTTGCTTAATAgaatatgcaattttttttctaaaaaaaataagaaagaagttTGCTACTTTCTGAAAAGCCTCAACAAGACCCAGTTGTTGTCTACAATGTGAAGCCcagacccaaacccaaacccacctATTTCAGGAGACCCATTCAGTCAGAAGTCAGAACTTTCAGAAACAGTAGCAGAAGGCAGGGAAACACAAACACTAGCCGCCCCAGCCTTGTTCCTCTCTCTGTTTCATAGTAGGCATATATCAATGGCGCTGCTTAGAAGAGCGGTGAGGTCGGGCCCTAGTTTATCATCTTCCTCTCTTATTCCTCCGGCGATTCTAATCTCTTGCCGGGCACTAACTACTAAGCTCTTCGTCGGTGGTATAATCTCTTTCCCTCACTCTGCTTTTATCATTACCTCGTATTCTTTACCGTCTTTAATATTAAACCCTTCTCTGCCTGTGGTTTCTATTTGATATCTAGCTCTACTTGAacaagggtttagggttttgtcAAATCATAGTAATTGAATTAAGTGGTGGAAGAAATGTTTGTTACAGAACTGTATATGGGGATTCTGCCACACAAATTTTAAGCCAATCCAACGGTAATTAGGAAGCGTGGTGATTACCACCACCCTCATGTACTCTCTCAAGTTTTGTATTACATCTATTTGAAGTTCAAACATTTATGAAGGATTTATTACAAGTTATGCATTCTGGTTACTGTGTGGAGAAATGGACAGCTGAACAGATAGAATTGAGTGACCACTTTACATTCGGTGAAAATGGGTTTTTTGCAGGGCGTTCTCTGACTCTGTACTATCAGCAATGAGCTTGTATAATTTGATCTATTAATAGCTTCTTCGAGAAAAGGTTATCTGTCTTGGGGTTGCATTGTTTGGCTGGTGAAGCTAGGTGTGGTTTTCATTAAGTCTACTCTAGATAGCAACAGCAACAATCACTCATCCAAAGTTTATCTTATGGCAAACTAATTCAGAGTTCTTGCACTGCATATAGTCATGAAACTGGTGAGACCATTTAGTTGGCGTCTATTATTAGAAGTGCCCAAGAGTAGAGGGCTGTCCCTTGTTTATAAAAGGGACCCTTTCTCTCCTTTGATCATTAGAAAGGGACCCTTTCTATTTTTAGACGCAACATAAATTCTTGTTTTCTGTGTGATTGCGGTATTCTCATTTCATCAATTGTTCATTCAATTCTTGACATCAGCAATAACTACCATCCACTTAATTCTTTTTCCTGCAAACTCTTTTGTTTGTTGATATCTTAGTACATTAACTTTTcgtaacaattttttttttttttcaccatgtTATAGGACTATCATTTTACACTACGGAAAAGGGATTACAAGAAGCATTCTCTCAGTATGGTCAAGTGGTTGAAGGTGACTTGTGGGAATATTCACATAATCATTTCCAAGTGTAAAGGACAGCAACTGTTTCTGAACTCTTAATTCTTCATTTGTCTTGGCAGCTCAAGTAGTATCAGACAGAGTCTCGGACCGATCAAAAGGATTTGGATTTGTTACCTTTGCTTCACAAGATGAAGCCCACAAAGCCGTAGAGGAGTTGAATGGAAAGGTAGTTTCTTGttttgtgcatatatattttgattGTAGAGAGTGAAATAACAGATGATAAATTGGCAGGCGCTGAATGGGCGTGTTATATTTGTGGACTATGCAAAGCCCAAATCAGATTATGGTGGTGGTGTGCCAATTGCAAGAGGACCTCCAGAACCGAAAATTGACGGCTGATTTACTTATGAAAGGATAACTTACTGCTTTCTTGCCTGTCACCGGAAGCAAGAACATACTGAATTTGCAGGACTGTTACGAAGTACAAATGCAGTGGATTGTGCTAACGGATGCTcgaattatttttatttttattttttggtgggTGATGCTTGAAGTTTGGACTGATATGTGAAGGGGCTGTCTGTGTTTATACAAGCATGTCTTCTATGTGTTTCTTtaatgaagaaaaacaaaacaaaaaaacaaaaaaacaaaaaaaaaaaaaaaaaaatatatatatatatatatatatatatatatatatatatatatacagatcctatctagagctgatgtccgctttgaaattaaagtgtaaaCTTCAAGGTTTAGGTcgcttttcggtcgcatattcatatctcgaccgttcagtttttaggtactagtgtacaaatcatctctgcaaatttttagccaaattgatgattgttaaggcattgattattgctttaaagctagtacggttcaagttgacagattcagtctgtcgattggtttaagcgagttagataccttaacgataatcaatttggctgaaaatttgcagagatgatctatacacttgTTACACCCTATAtccaattactttttttttctgagtCTAAAGGAATTATTATACGTTTTACCGTCTTTGAATTCAATTTTTATCAATTAAGGGGttgctagaagttgactttttatgggttaacaatttgagaaaatttccttcacgtaagttgtaggggacgttaaatcgagtctgtggacatgtggtacacttaaatTGGAGTTTGTATATGAAAGTTATAacttaaaatgtggaagttactgttcatggtaataaaaaaatatatatggaaagttaccactgtaggtttccatttccggaaacccacggtaactttctctctcctctcccccgactcctTCCTCTTCAGTCCGATTTCGTCCTCCTTCGAATTCTTCCGtttccggccgacccacgactgAACCCGGACACCGGCAGGCTCGCTTTCTCTCCCTTGTCAAGTCAggggtggtgttttgcggtggctcgaTTGAAGGAGCTCGAAATTTAGTtgtgaagttcactgtagccAAACAgaggtttcgtcgatttccggcgattccggccgtttCTGGCCGCCAAACCACTGTCGAAggcgcggtttttgccaaggatcgttTTGCCCCtatccttgagccacgatttgcagtgtagaaggagaatcaaggagaacccgatcctagggttcttgaatttttctggaaatttttcaacgtctaaattggagctcttccaggtaaaattggaacttgttgtagttgagaaagcggttgggtctgttgagtaggtggtgttgccaaaatttggtagccattggtggtggttgccggtggcgcaTGGACCCCACGcgcggccactgtgggtggcatGTAGAGCTGCGTTTTATTTActgttttggctccataaatcctttaatgattgtagaattttatacatgaagtttggtggaaattggaggaattacgaattgagcatgaattgttgattgttgatttacgtgaattcgatcgccgaatttcATTTGAATtactttagaatttatatatcgatgaatgaatattattggagaattatggatggattcgatgtgaattaaggagttggattttgaagggggACGTTCTGaattcaatttctaattatcgtagagttaatttccgtcctgtaaatatatttttacgagtgctattcgtacaggacgagaggagtcttctTACGAGGAAAATatcgagcgacgtcaggattgaccatatactgtgagtggacttttattttcaaagaatgatgcatgcatttatttatttgtttcagagatgataatttttttatcGTATTATTttctcgagcatatggttatttttggaaatggttttggatatttgattatttgaagattttatggcgtgcggggtcacgtcattggaatgtgcttattttctcttatttatttttgaatttgagtttatcttgacgtgtgggacacgtcatgggaattcttttgcgagagttggggaagccttatgtatttatgattttactgtggttttcggattttattttgccatactttgggtgacttatcattgctagctttgatcttccgcctttgtggcgaggtgatgggatcaccgaagccctccgcctttgtggcgctggttactgtctctgtgacagtaattctgaagcccagtatcctatcgcaacacttagtggcgtaagggtatattacgggagtaatggaagtactttagcctgggaggctatcacccgagcctgagaggctcacttgtatggctatcgttttcccctactcactttactatttttgactagcggggctagtttgatttccgtttaaccagcggggctggtcttattttcttgagtatcggagtttcaatattttcatttagtgtgtgactagcggggctagtcggtttttcttgtatAGAACTTCTCTTGTTTGGTTTTCcttaaacgttgcatgcatcgggagtttatagagaaataaatggggaaagtataaaattccttttgtttaaaattgtttatttttgtccactcacgctaacgtgttttaaattacttttcccctgggcccttcggtttcaaatgcccagtttacagaattgctgctcggcgttcaggagtgagccatagtgaccgcatccgcttctGTCATCACATtccgtaggttacctgtttaacctgtTGTACTCTATGTtattttatattcctagaattgctctgattactgtgggatttgtgacccagacttgtaatgaattatatttgaggtctacgacctaactttggtgaattGTGGTATCTtaaatcttggagtttcttagacttGAAGTATTTGATATACTATTATTatctttgagtttgagttggttgaattatgggagcagggtggctccaagagTATGTGGTTGGATTTGTTGGAggtgaaatttgttttccacaggtttttgggttgtccattttttaagggaggttatgccgaaatttttggtaaactttctttaaaagtgggtccggCAAGGCcatttcggatttcagggtggaaTCCAGGGCGGGCCTTGTCAAcgctagtacctaaaaactaaatggtcgagatgtggatatgcaaccgaaaagcGACAaaaaactcgaagttcacactttaatttcaaagcggaaatctgctttggataaaatatatatatatatatatatattttttttttgtaccgcTTTTCTTTTCCTGATCCACGTTCTCAATGTTTATGGTTCCTTAAGTTGGATCGTTGCATTGAAATGGATTGCTTCGGTACGTGTGAAATGATTCTCTTGTAGAGTTGTAGACATTTTATTAATCtatcttttattttgtgaaaTATGTCCATTTATACAAAAGTGAACGTGTAATTACCCATCCACTACCCAACTCTGCTTGTTCCGGTTACATAACTTGTCTAAATAAGAGGATCAGCTTTTGAAGCACACAATGGTTACTGTGAACTCAGAGAGTAGACACCtactcaaaaaacaaaaataaaaacctgGATAAATATATGCAAACACTGCCGGTGGACGATTTGGAGAAGGTTTAGCTAAATTTGTTCGTATTTATGGGGTGTGAGGAATGGTATGCTGCAGGGAACAAAGGTTGGCGAATCTGTTTCGTTGTTGGAGCATTGTTTGGATTTGCATCAGGAGTTCAAGGCGGCAAACATACCAAGAGCCAGATTACATACAATGAGGCATCAGAGGATACATTGGAGTCCAcctgatttggggttttgtaAGTTGAATGTAGATGGGGGAGTAACACAAAATGAAGATAGGAGTGTTGGTTTTGTGGTACCTAATAGTTTGGCAGAATGATGAAGGAAGGTTTGAAGTTTGCCATTAATAGTTTGGCACCTGATTTGGGTGCTAATACTAAATTAATATTTGGCCTTTAATTTCTCACCTTTGGTTAATTACTGAGTTAATTGCAATGATGAAGGAAGGTTTGAAGTTTGCGGTTGATGCACGCATGCGGTACCGATAAGATCTTTTTTCAACCCACAAAATGCAACAAGGTAGCTCATGGTTTAGATCAATCGATTTTGTATGAAAATGCTAGTCTCTATTATATAGAGGAAGGGCCGGAATGGCTAATGAAGTTGATCCAATCCGACTTACTTAATTGTAACCTTTCTTCACATTAACGAATGGTTActgatttgatcaaaaaaaaaaaaaaaatttgcggTTGATGCCATATTCTGCCAGTAATGTTGGAAAGTGATTGCTTAGAACACtgtgccaaaaaggccttcagacgacagaacagtgttgtcgtctgaacgaacaaaaatgtgtcgtctagtacggtgttgTCTCTTGGaggcatcagacgacataaaaaaataaaagtcttgtattgtctgatgagttttgcattttgggaacattgtgatttgtatctttaaaagcattcaaacaacagttttgtattgtctgataaagaaaacaaccacagtattttttaaatgctattgtgtgaagcatatttgcaagacttatttgtgtggtctgaatgcccttaaataagaaatatgaaaactcatatgtagtgtcttctctcatacaacaacaattaaaggttgtgctaatttactttaaacgacaattatatgtggtcgtaaagagcatcagaggacaattaagtgtcgttgTAGGGTAGGTTTGTATGACATTTAAGTATTGtgtgaaaggttttgaaattatacatatgtgatgttgggaaatggtttagacaatatatatcatattctttctgttatgtcagtctcattacgacgacaatttactgtcatttgagattatttagacgacaaatatttgtggtttgaatataaaaaggaccactaatagtacgtgttttatattgtctgtaatcacgtccaatcacacttatttgttgttgttatacacTTTAGCCAATACTTTCATCTAACTTATATTGTTGTTTTGTCTttcagactacaattttctgttgtcccaTTGtgaaaaagacaatagacttcttattggtttttgtgttgtgtctgtgcagctgcaaccacactttttggtgtgcttttgttgtagcttgcagttTGTGACGACACATTTTAGTAGTCTCCtgtacaattggtatgcatgcattctgaaaattaaaattggctattcctgaaaccataaaatccacatccaaaattattcattgcaatttccattaatccacctttgtctcatgtacacaaacctaatcatcAGCATCAGTTCTAAATAGCCCATATCTACTAATATGGGCAGCCAGCAACGTGCAGTACTGCTTGCTAATAAACCAGAAGCACTACACAATGTGGGCAACCAACTAAACAACATAGCAAAATAGCTAGTAGTACTGCAATCAAAATCCGGcctctatgtgtgtgtgtgtgtgtgtgtgtgtgtatcaacTATGCATGTCCAAAAGTTGATGCTACATATCTCCAACTACTAGTTAACCTACACATGCACTAGTTATCTTTGAACTTCATAACATACTTTGCCCACTCTGCCCGGACAACATCAACATTCTCCATTGTGTAAtagtgattttcttttctttcccacTGCAAGGACATAAGCTTAGTTATGCATCACAATGGATTAATCCAATAAATCACTACTATAATAGATTAGTTACTGATTACCTTAGTACTCTACTCTTGATTTTTGTCCTCCACTATATCCCTCATGTAATGCATAATCCAATATTCACAAGTCTTATCACCCATCTGCTCCGGAATGccctgaaacaaataaatattttcAGTACCTAATAAACCTTGCCTGAACTGGAAAAATGCAAATATAAATAGTTAGCTAGATGGGGAACACATACTGCACAGTTTTTCCATTGACCTGTCTTTCGGCCTTTCCtatgtttttgttcattgaataTTTTGATGGAGCTTCAACAACAACACAATACACAAAATTATGATGAAACTAACAACTTATAAATTGATAATCGATAGAGATCTCCAAAAAAAGAGGACTAAATCGTTTTGTATATAATACCAACAAAAAACCAACAAGCTGGTTGCACTTACTTGTCCACAATAGTTCTCCATTCACTGGTGATGAGTCGCCTCTTTAACGGATCCATGAAATACACAACTTCTTCAGTGGGGTTCGCCACCGTCAACATCCAATGACAGCTAGCATTCAAATTTATGATAATCAATACCAATACGAATCTGATCTAGGTACTTGCATTGCTATATTTATGAGATCAGAAGtcaatatttacaaaaacaaaaatgcatGAATGAAGCTTTTGTACCCTGAATTAAAGGGGACCAAAAGAATCTGACCAGGCTTCCCTCTTTCATAAGAAACTGACAAAGAACGAGCCCGTTCAGTCAGATTTCCATAGCCAATGACACTAGTATTAGCAGGATCTACGAAGCCAATCATGTCAAGCATCTTCGATTTCTTCAACACTTGATAAAGGAAGATGTAAAACCACAAGTCTCAAAATATCATTGAATAACACTGAATTAACAGCTTCATTTAAAATGCATTATAGACCTCATATACATCACAATGCAGCTGCCAGAAAGCTCTTTCATGTTGGTCATGGCATACACATCCCTTCTGAAGATGGCGACCTTTTTTGGATATCCAAATAATTCCTCACCTACGGTTGTGTGGATGGTGATCCCATCCTTCAAGTTATCATTAGCCCATGTGGCCAACGTCTTAAGTGGTGGAGGCAAATTGGGTGGCAGCTTGTCCAAATCATcatgataaaaaaaatcatcatatgtatccttctttttcc
Above is a genomic segment from Rosa chinensis cultivar Old Blush chromosome 3, RchiOBHm-V2, whole genome shotgun sequence containing:
- the LOC121052011 gene encoding uncharacterized protein LOC121052011, which encodes MLDMIGFVDPANTSVIGYGNLTERARSLSVSYERGKPGQILLVPFNSGCHWMLTVANPTEEVVYFMDPLKRRLITSEWRTIVDNSIKIFNEQKHRKGRKTGQWKNCAGIPEQMGDKTCEYWIMHYMRDIVEDKNQE
- the LOC112193478 gene encoding mRNA-decapping enzyme-like protein; the protein is MSQSGKLMPNLDQQSTKMLNLTVLQRIDPFIEEILITAAHVTFYEFNIDNNQWSRKDVEGSLFVVKRNTQPRFQFIVMNRRNTDNLVENLLGDFEYEVQVPYLLYRNAAQEVNGIWFYNSRECEEVANLFTRILNAYSKVPPKSKVASSKSEFEELEAVPSMLVMEGPLEPSLNVTTASEPPEDSSFVNYLAAMNIGGNTSNIANSRQPYPSSGTAPPSSYAPNVVSSPAPSPLVPALSLSASSTQAPLPGTSDLTTSSSRVANLIKPSSFFPLPASSSSVIVPPISSAVPVPTAGALHPPVNLQRPYGTPMLQPFPPPTPPPSLTPNAPPTPNDGSHISREKVRDALLMLVQDDQFIDMFHHALLKVHHT
- the LOC112193386 gene encoding small RNA-binding protein 11, chloroplastic, with the translated sequence MALLRRAVRSGPSLSSSSLIPPAILISCRALTTKLFVGGLSFYTTEKGLQEAFSQYGQVVEAQVVSDRVSDRSKGFGFVTFASQDEAHKAVEELNGKALNGRVIFVDYAKPKSDYGGGVPIARGPPEPKIDG